The following is a genomic window from Calypte anna isolate BGI_N300 chromosome 7, bCalAnn1_v1.p, whole genome shotgun sequence.
AACTATGATATTTATACCTTACGGCAGACCCGAAAAGAAGTGAGAAACAGGTGGAAACGTATTTTGGAGGATTTAGGTAAGCTAGAAGACAAAAGGACATAATTTCTGTGGTACTGAATGAAAGGTCCCACGGTGGCTGAGGATGGGAACGACTCCACAAAATCCGGCTGGtagaggagaaagggagaaaaataaaaacatcaggTAGGCCACGCAGCAGCTGAGAGCCTGCAGGAGGATCCCCAGAGCTCAGGCATGGCTGGGAGGAGACACATCAAAACACATCAAAAAGCCCACAAACCATGACCAGCGGGGAACCTTTTAAGCTCATAATAATGTGCTCACTCATCCATGCCAAGCTTCCTTGTGGAAACTCTAGCAGGAACACCTGGGAGTTCACCCTAGGTTTTCCTGAACAAGATAAGCAGGGAGAAATGAGTATTCCTTTCAGATACGAACAGAtacatctgtttttcttccaccCACTTGGTTTACTCCTAAGTGAATCTGAAATACTCTTTCACCAACTGAAATTGCTCAATAGTGGCCTTCCTACTCCTGCTATTTCCTGGCCTGCAAACTGAACTTCACCCATCTGTCTAAATTCAGTACTGGCAGGGAGGAGATTGAATCCCtagaggtgtttaaaagatgtgcagatgtggtgcttgggaaCATTGTCTAAGTactggacttggtagagttagagtaatggttggacttggtgcccttaaaggtcttttccaattgGAATGATTTTGTGATCAGCTTGGTGGTGACTTGCATCATGTTCTGGATGTGGTTGGCAGCTAATGAGAGGAGGTTGTGTGAGTTAGTGCACTTGTTGGGTTGTTCAAGGACGTTACCACTGGGAGTGACAAAGATGGGTATCTCAGCCACTCCTGCCCTACCTGCCATACTGGCATCTGGATGGGAGGAATGTTATACATTTATAACTAGGTATCAGTGTTCATCAAGGTGCCTGTGCAACCCATACAAACCAACCATGGGACAGATCACTTGACATCCTTAATATCTGTTCCTGCCTGTTGACACAGCTCCCTCACGTCCGCAATGGCTCCAGAGGCGTTTTGCAAAGGGTGGGGAAGTTCAAGGACAGAGGTCACTGGGTCTTAGTAAAGATAGATGTGCAGCCAGATGTGAAAGCAGCTTTTTGTCCAGACCTGTACTTTAGTCATAATACTACTGTGCTTTCCCCTATAAGTGTTGTCAGGTGAGACACATCACCACCAGCTACCTGGAGCTGAACAAAGAGTTAATGGTAGTGATTATGTTTAAAGATCCCTGCATTcattcttctccctctttccttccctgggTATCCTTCCTGTAAGAGATGCTGACTGCTACATGAGTAATTATCCATACATCCATTACTGCTGCAGGTTTCTAATCACTGGTACCAACAACCCAAACGACACACAGGCATAGCTGCTGGGGTGTTGAGGTGTCAGGGTTtgacactggcccagcaattaaactgaatgagagatgctttctattaatccccctcccttccctaataaggaaaggagagagaataaaggagagagacttatgggttggaaactaaatgtaataataaataggaaaaattactaaatatctacaaatatacaggaaaattgataccatgttcctccctccttccccccagtaactctcacgtcaccactgaggctgcagggcagccctgggaaagtccaggctggactcctggggtcagcagcagtcaggagctggaggcaggaacatacggattcaggctggcatggatcaggaccacaggcagacaaacagacagaatcctcccaggatgtcaaaggaaacagggacaggcaaagaacaggaagcaggaaggggtttgaccctcgtgatccctcaaatttatactgggtatgatgtgtatgggatggaatactctggtcaattctggcatctatcttgtctgttcctccccaaaggagggctgcaggtaggatctctttactccttttctcctttcgGAGGGCAAAAGGTtcttcagaactgagcagtgtccttggttctgcacaccagtctctagctgtaactataaatattgagcattatcagtcctagaagcgGACACtttctgagaaacttgctgttaatttcagcaagtgcagctacttacaaggaACTTcgctgaaagcaaaagtacaaggcagaaaattacctttatcctggcccaaaccaggacatgagGAAGGCCTGAGAGCTCTGGCAGCATCAGGAACATGCAAGAGTTGAATCAGCCCCCTGGGTGTGGGTGTTGCTACACCTTCTCTAGAAAGCTAGCAACAATTTGATCTGGATggacttctggttttttttcctaaccagCAAGCTCATACCTGCCCCAAGTGCAGATCCAGCTTGCCTCAGGGAAATGCTCGTTTGTTTTAGTAAGTAGGGAAAACAGCAGCTCAAGGTGGAGTGGGATAAAGGAACCTTGCAAGAGCCTGGAGGGCTCTGGGATGATCCTGCCGACGTGCTTGACTCCTCTCTGTAACACATCTCTCTTCCCCAGGTTTCCAGAAGGAAGCGGACTCCCTCTTGTCGGTGACCAAACTCAGCATCATCAGTGATTCCCAGAACATGAGCAAAGCCCGGGACATCCTGTTAAAGCTCTCTGAAGAGACAAACATCTTCCCGACCAGCTGGGAGCTTTCTGAGCGCTACCTCTTTGTGGTGGTGAGTAGCTCCAAATGTACCTCCCTCCCATGGCCCCCATCTCTGCAGCTGAATTCAGATGCAGGAGGGCAGATAGCTGAACAGCACTAAATACATGGTGGCATCTGGGGCATCCCCATTAGATGTTGCACTTGTGGCTTAGCTGTTCAGCTTCCTTGGAAATGTCAGTGCTATAGCACCATAAACTTGGCCCCAAAATTTAAGTTCCTTTAACACTGTGCAACTGTGTGGTCTCGAAGCCTGTTAACTAAGTGGGAGAAGATTAGGCTTAATGCCTGGCTTAACCTGGAAGGGAGCTGTGGAGGGAGGACCCTGACCAAAGGAGCTCACAGTGACTGTAAAACCCTGTTTCTTTGGCAGGACCGGCTCATAGCTCTGGATGCTGCGGATGAGTTCTTCAGGATGGCAAGTGTGGCATATCCAAAGAGGCCCAGTGGGGAAAGAGTGGATGAGAGCCCTGGATCTCTGCCATGATGCCCTGAGGAACATGCCTTGCTGGTGTGAAGTGGACAGTGGGTTTCTTTCCCTCCAGGACCGGGCTCCATTGCTGAGGTGCTGGCACACGTGGTGCCACTCCTTGTTTTCCTGCAGAGAAACAAGTGGGCTGGCCAGAGCAGAGTAAGGAGGTCAGCGAGCTGTGCCCCATCAGGAGGGCCCAGGAAGGCAGATGCTGGCCCCAAGGTGCTCCCATGCAAAAGGGAGCAAGAATTGCCCTAGTGTAGCCCTGGTGGGAGAGTCCCAGCCTTGTAGTGCATGCAATAGTCACGAGGGGAACCTGCTGTGTGAGGTGTTGCTGTAAAAGCTGAGGTGTCTCTAGTTacagatgctgtgaggagatcCACGTTTCCACCTTCTGCTGGTACCTGATACTGTCCCCTCCCTCCACCCTGCTAGTCGGGAGGAacaacaagaaaggaaaaacacctCAGCTGTCTACATCTCTGTGACATTTCTCTGTGTGCTGGTTCTCTTCCTCacccccagcccatggcagcCCTGCTGGGCAGGTCCCAGGCCTGTAGCTGGGAGAAGAGTTAAAAGCCTTAGAGCAGTGTCCCAGTTGGGTGCTCTCTCCCCACCAGTAGTGGTTTGGAGGTGTGTATGTCAGGAGTGCTCAGCCCAATGTCTTAAGGTAGGTTTTAGGAAGGTGCCAAGGTCAGACCTGCTGAGTGGTTAGCTCCTAATACCCTCAGATTGGATGCCCAACATCTTAATTTAGTTTCTGAAAGTTTTGGTCTTAAttgcatttaataaaaaacactATAAAGCTGCATGTGCTGTCAATATATATACCATCCCTGCTGTTAATGAGGATTTTTAATGAACATCTGTGGTATATTGGGGTTTTATCTCATAATgagcaataattttaaaacactggatTTGATCTTTGGAAAACAAGAGGAAGTGTTTCACTGATTAACATGTGTGCTGCTAATTGGCCAGTTGAAAATGCTGGTTACACAGGACCTCTCAAAGTAGCACAACagaggttttatttgtttatacCTACAATGTTTGAAATCTctctatatatttattaattgtCTCTGTTTGTCAGTCTTCCTGGGAAACAGCTTTGTCAACTGAGGACATCAGTGAAAAATGACTTTAGTAAATAAAACATGTTGCAAAACTTAACATTTCTTGCTCTCTCTGTAACTATGTTCAGGCAACATTTATCTTGGCTACTGATAGCCAAAGGGTTGGTGTATTTGTAGAGTACCTGTCTCTGCATCCCATTTTCCACACAAATACAATTTCCCATTGACTTGAAAGAGTTTGCCAGCCTAAGACTAAATTCTTCATAGGAGATAATGGGAATTGCATTGAATTTCAGTGGGATTTGGAGTCAGGTGTTAATTTTccatattttggtttttggtctttacttttttttttttttttttttttttttttttttttttttggcagaagtTCAGCTCCACTTTGGAAAACGTCCcatatttttatagaaaataaacCTAAGTGCATGGCAGCCCCAGGGTTTGGTTTGAACAAACTGTTGCAAATCTTGGTTCTAATGTCAACAAAATCCCATTTCTTGTAACTTAACAGGACCAAAACTGCCTAAGAGAGACCATAATTAGGATATCTGAATGGATTTAGCAAGGGAAGCGCTGAGTTTCTGAGCACAGCCACAGGGAGGAGCTGAATTAAGAGCAGGATCGGAGCcgggcagagctgctcagttCTGCCGAGCTGGGAGGAGCAACCAGGCTGGGGGACTTGAGCATCAAATTATGTACCCGTCACAGAATGAACAGAAAGAATGTGTGTCAGTCCCAGCACTCAATAAACTGGTCGTGGGGAAAGCTGAAAATATTGCAAACCAACCTTGGTTAAGTATAAGGATGCAGAACTGCTAAAAATCTGCAActtgaaaaattacagaaaccAGCAGGAATTGTTTCAATACTGGTCCAAGCTCAAGCTGGTCATTCTGTTCAGCTCAGTAGCTCAGAAGTGCCCTGCCTTCCATGCACCTGGGGCAGAAGCCTGCTAAACTGGATTTCAGCTAGTAAAATGAAGTGAGTAATTTGCCTTTTCTAATCTGCAGAGAACTCACCCAGGAATGCACAGCTTAAAACTTTTTGTTTGCTCAGGTTTGAGCTTCCTCTGTTGATGGGAGAAGGAAATACAATTTAGGTCGTTTGCAAGGAAACTTTTGGCTGTGTTTTGGGGGCCAGCAGCAGAAGACTCTCTGCCCCCAAAACCCAGACAGGGGGCACACTCACCATGAGGTTCAGACACTGCTCAGTTGCATGTTAATCCTGGACTGCCAGTGGGGTTTAAATGATTTCATACAAAACATAAATCTCAAACAGCATTGAAGTCAGAGGCTCTCTGCTAACACTGCATCCACCACCATGGTCCTGGGTGGGAAACTCAGCGTGAGCCATCACTAGAAGCAAGTTTGTGTTTCTCCTGTTGGATGCACCACCCAGACCTCTAAGTGCCATTCAGAGAGGCTTGAGTCTCCCAGATGGTTTGCATCGCGCTTGTCCAGGTGTCTCCAATGCCCTTCAGGTCTGAAATGCCACTCGATCCCTCCATCTGGGGAGCCAAACGCTGCCCGTGCCCCGCGAAGCCTTCCCGCAGGCAGCTGGGCAGCGGTGGCTGTCAGAGAGCTCCGCGGACACCAGATGCCACTGTTGCCCCAGCCTGCTGCCTGTGGAGGGAAATCTGCAAGTCGGGAAAATTTCCCAACCTCGGGTCTCCGCAGTCTGCAAATGCTGGCTTTCTGCTAAAGGTTGGGGTTTA
Proteins encoded in this region:
- the MREG gene encoding melanoregulin, with product MGLGAWLRSLGGCCGCCRGEAAAPEKEPLLSNNNPYASFGATLARDEEQNLWSTPHDVTHTEADDDRVLYNMIVVRNQLDKDSEEWQKLNYDIYTLRQTRKEVRNRWKRILEDLGFQKEADSLLSVTKLSIISDSQNMSKARDILLKLSEETNIFPTSWELSERYLFVVDRLIALDAADEFFRMASVAYPKRPSGERVDESPGSLP